The Myxococcales bacterium genomic interval AGCGTTTCTTGCGGATGTTCGTGACGCGAAAGGGCTGGCCCGTCGCCATCGAGAGCGCGAGCGACGAGCGGAGCACCTGCCCGCCGCCCTCTCCCGTCGTTCCGTCGATCGTGATCATGGCTCCGTCTCCTTCGCTCAGCCCTTCACACACACGACCTGGCGCAGCTCGTGGACGATGTCCACGAGATCTTCCTGCGCCTTCATGACGGCGTCGATCGGCTTGTACGCCATGGGCGTCTCGTCGATCACCGCCTCGTCCTTCCGGCACTCGATGCCCGCCGTCGCCCGCTCGTGGTCTTCGAGCGAGAAGAGCTGGCGCGCCTTCGTGCGGCTGTGCACGCGCCCCGCCCCGTGGCTGCAGGACGAGAGCGACAGCGGGTTCCCCTTGCCGCGCACGATGTACGAGCGCGTCCCCATCGACCCCGGGATGATGCCGAGGTCGCCGAGGCCTGCCCGCACCGCGCCCTTGCGCGTGACGAGGAGCTTCTCGCCGAAGTGCTCTTCCTCGGCGACGTAGTTGTGGTGGCAGTTCACCGCCACGTCGAGCGCCTCGAACGGAGGGAGGCCCCGCTCCTCGGCCCACGAGCGAAGCGAGTCGAGCGCCGCCGTGAGCATCAGCGCGCGGCTCTCCTTCGCGAAGCGCTGCGCCCAGCCCACGGCGCGGACGTAGTCGTCGAAGACCTCCGTGCCTCGATCGAGCCACGCGAGGTCGCGGTCGGGCAGGCGCCGGTCGAGCCGGAGCGCTTCTTCGCGGGCCTTCTCGATGAAATACTGCCCGATGAGGTTCCCGACCCCACGCGAGCCGGAGTGCAGCATCACCCAGACCTGGTCGGACTCGTCGAGGCACACCTCCACGAAGTGGTTCCCCGTACCGAGCGTCCCGAGGTGCACGAAGCTGTTCGCCTTCGCGAACGTGGGGTGCTTCTCGCACATCGCGGAGAACTCCTCCTTCAGCGACGCGCACCACGCCTTCTCCACGGCGCGAGGCAGATCGTGCCACGAGCCCTTGTCACGCGCGCCGGGCGAGCGGCCGTGGGGGATGCGCGACTCGATGACCGAGCGGAGCCCCGCGAGATCGTCGGGGAGGTGCGCTGCGCGGAGCGTGGTCTTCTGCGCGATCATCCCGCAGCCGATGTCGACGCCGACGGCCGCGGGCAGGATCGCCGCGCGGGTGGGCACGACGCTCCCGACGGTCGCGCCCTTGCCGACGTGCAC includes:
- a CDS encoding RtcB family protein yields the protein MIPPKHHTLTTKGVPVHAWVDGVAFDPGAEQQLRKLAEIPVVGPFVAVMPDVHVGKGATVGSVVPTRAAILPAAVGVDIGCGMIAQKTTLRAAHLPDDLAGLRSVIESRIPHGRSPGARDKGSWHDLPRAVEKAWCASLKEEFSAMCEKHPTFAKANSFVHLGTLGTGNHFVEVCLDESDQVWVMLHSGSRGVGNLIGQYFIEKAREEALRLDRRLPDRDLAWLDRGTEVFDDYVRAVGWAQRFAKESRALMLTAALDSLRSWAEERGLPPFEALDVAVNCHHNYVAEEEHFGEKLLVTRKGAVRAGLGDLGIIPGSMGTRSYIVRGKGNPLSLSSCSHGAGRVHSRTKARQLFSLEDHERATAGIECRKDEAVIDETPMAYKPIDAVMKAQEDLVDIVHELRQVVCVKG